From the genome of Eublepharis macularius isolate TG4126 chromosome 12, MPM_Emac_v1.0, whole genome shotgun sequence, one region includes:
- the LOC129339168 gene encoding olfactory receptor 5B21-like: MATGDGANQTTVTELILLGFSDLQHLQIALFLLFLVIYVSTMVGNMLIIALVVLNRNLHTPMYFFLGNLSCLETFYTSTILPKVLVSSLTGDKAISIPGCIAQFYFFTALAVTECCLLAIMSYDRYLAICKPLHYATLMNMKACLFMASGSWINGFLAMSIMTYLMSRLTFCAPNEIDHFFCDLSPVARISCSDTQIFELMGFIFSIFFILPPFLLTLSSYMFIIAVILRIPSATGRKKAFSTCSSHLLVVTIYYGTLIAVYVLPNTENIRKLNKAFSVFYTILTPLVNPLIYSLRNREVKETLRKSIGNLIHGIRSWKFKALSLE, from the coding sequence ATGGCAACTGGAGACGGTGCAAATCAAACCACTGTTACAGAATTAATTCTTCTAGGATTCAGTGATCTTCAGCACCTGCAGATTGCCTTATTTCTGCTGTTTCTAGTGATCTATGTCTCTACCATGGTGGGGAACATGCTCATCATAGCACTAGTTGTATTGAACCGTAACCTACACACTCCCATGTACTTTTTCCTTGGGAATCTGTCCTGCTTGGAGACTTTTTACACATCAACAATCTTGCCCAAAGTTCTTGTCAGCTCCTTGACTGGAGATAaagccatttccattcctggttgcaTTGCCCAATTCTATTTCTTCACTGCTCTGGCAGTTACAGAATGTTGCCTCTTAGCTATAATGTCATATGACAGGTACCTAGCAATATGCAAACCCCTGCATTATGCAACACTGATGAATATGAAGGCTTGCCTTTTCATGGCCTCTGGGTCATGGATTAATGGGTTTCTGGCAATGTCAATAATGACGTATCTGATGTCGAGGTTGACATTTTGTGCCCCCAATGAAATTGACCATTTCTTTTGTGACCTTAGCCCTGTAGCGAGAATCTCCTGCAGTGACACACAAATATTTGAACTGATGGGATTCATATTCTCAATCTTCTTCATTCTGCCTCCCTTTTTATTGACTCTTTCATCATACATGTTTATCATTGCTGTCATACTGAGGATCCCATCTGCCACTGGcagaaaaaaggccttctccaccTGCTCTTCTCACCTGCTCGTAGTTACAATCTATTATGGGACTCTGATTGCTGTCTATGTGCTCCCTAATACTGAAAATATAAGGAAGCTGAACAAAGCCTTCTCTGTTTTTTACACCATCCTAACACCACTGGTCAACCCCCTCATATACAGTCTGAGAAACAGAGAAGTGAAAGAGACCCTTAGAAAATCTATTGGTAATCTTATTCATGGTATAAGATCATGGAAATTCAAGGCCTTGTCTTTAGAGTAG
- the LOC129339169 gene encoding olfactory receptor 2F1-like, which produces MGQDNQTSLREFVLLGFSRDRGTNVFLFVVVLCMYLFTLAGNTLITVAIRVDTRLNTPMYFFLNNLSVLDICYTTSVVPQLLVHFLTNQKNISFTRCIAQLSIALFFGSIEYVLLAFMAYDRYVAVCHPLHYKTIMNRRVCIQMMMASWISGFINAAVHTAFTMHLHFCRYNIINHFVCELLAVINLACSDTFVNDIGLMVSGVFVLFIPCTLIMLSYVYIISAILRIRSAEGRHRAFSTCTSHLTVVTLCYGTAMFAYMTPKAKTSPNRDKVLSFLYAVVTPMLNPLIYSLRNKEVKAALTKVVQRKKIVLE; this is translated from the coding sequence ATGGGACAAGACAATCAGACAAGTCTCAGAGAATTTGTGCTTCTGGGATTCTCCAGAGATCGTGGAACCAATGTGTTCCTTTTTGTAGTGGTCCTCTGTATGTACCTCTTCACCTTGGCAGGGAACACACTCATTACTGTGGCTATCCGTGTTGATACACGGCTCAACactcccatgtacttcttcctgaACAATCTGTCTGTCCTGGACATATGCTACACAACTAGTGTCGTGCCTCAACTGCTGGTCCATTTCCTGACTAATCAAAAAAACATCTCTTTTACCCGGTGCATAGCACAACTTTCTATCGCGCTATTCTTTGGTAGCATTGAATATGTACTGTTAGCATTTATGGCCTATGACAGATATGTGGCTGTCTGTCATCCTTTGCATTACAAAACTATAATGAATAGGAGGGTGTGCATCCAGATGATGATGGCTTCCTGGATCTCTGGCTTTATCAATGCTGCAGTACATACTGCATTCACCATGCACCTTCACTTCTGTAGGTACAACATCATCAACCACTTTGTTTGCGAACTCCTAGCCGTTATCAATCTGGCTTGTTCAGATACTTTTGTTAATGATATTGGACTTATGGTGTCAGGAGTTTTTGTCCTGTTTATCCCCTGTACTCTGATAATGCTCTCCTATGTGTATATAATCAGTGCTATCCTGCGCATCCGCTCTGCAGAAGGCCGGCACAGAGCCTTTTCCACATGCACTTCTCACCTGACTGTGGTCACCCTCTGTTATGGCACAGCAATGTTTGCTTATATGACTCCTAAAGCCAAGACATCCCCCAACCGAGACAAGGTGCTTTCTTTCTTATATGCAGTGGTTACACCCATGCTCAACCCTCTCATATACAGCTTAAGAAACAAggaagtaaaagcagcccttaccaAAGTagtgcaaaggaaaaaaattgttttagaatGA